From Anabrus simplex isolate iqAnaSimp1 chromosome 11, ASM4041472v1, whole genome shotgun sequence, a single genomic window includes:
- the LOC137502712 gene encoding uncharacterized protein yields the protein MSRHLTQEIIRARNNIRQKYRELKRYRADSDLLLQKHIAEPLQAILRTPSKKSLQSVGTQTTPLKKSLQPVRTQTVEEEEEEEEEEEKEKEKDDQVFTPAKSRTPQFLRTTVLAETPTRQSDLSAVTSTPEFKSYLKETYGELAAKYVKRLFMGRTDRTYGVRYENDRFYIGNTEVTLDSKTIVVKRVRYAVSEGLLELLFSYIPNSEVYTDSDLEKYKSILRATNAYRRNYDSSAAVNANKSYKYREVISKLFPTQQNIRHLSASGLRTKMWMPRVDYTYWNDPNKLVERLLLLDASRSAGHTGHEEVIARELHKTARRHYRRRRVITRGNDDLWQADLVEMIPYATSNSGIKYLLTVIDVYSKFAFAEPVRAKTASVVTAAFKAIIKRVGRYPRLLQTDQGREFYNKEFSTYLNSLNIHHYSTYSNLKASVVERFNRTLKTIMWREFTARGSYRWLDILQNIVDRYNNTVHRTTEMKPRDVRDNRLLKTVYSRVKIADPKRHRFKTDDFVRISKHKSLFDKGYTPNWSTEIFQIDKVQLTNPATYVLRDLAGQPIKGGFYAEELQKTQYPNSYLVEKVLRKRGNKLYVKWLGFNNTFNSWINKSDVL from the exons ATGAGCAGACATTTAACGCAGGAGATTATCCGCGCACGAAACAATATTCGTCAAAAGTATCGAGAACTTAAACGCTATCGTGCAGATAGTGATCTACTCTTGCAAAAACATATTGCCGAACCACTTCAAGCTATACTTAGGACACCTTCAAAGAAGAGTCTCCAGTCGGTTGGAACGCAGACGACACCTTTAAAGAAGAGTCTCCAGCCCGTTAGAACGCAGaccgttgaagaagaagaagaagaagaagaagaagaagagaaagagaaagagaaagatgaTCAGGTGTTTACTCCAGCCAAGTCAAGAACACCTCAGTTTCTACGTACGACAGTTCTCGCAGAAACGCCAACGCGGCAGTCTGATTTGTCTGCTGTTACCTCTACACCAGAGTTCAAGAGCTACCTGAAAGAGACGTACGGTGAACTCGCAGCCAAGTATGTTAAGAGATTATTTATGGGAAGAACGGATCGAACGTATGGCGTTCGTTACGAAAATGATCGTTTCTACATTGGCAACACTGAAGTAACACTGGACAGCAAAACAATAGTTGTAAAAAGAGTTCGTTATGCAGTAAGTGAAGGTCTTCTCGAACTACTTTTTTCCTACATTCCTAATTCTGAGGTGTATACAGACAGTGATCTTGAGAAGTATAAATCCATCCTACGAGCGACAAATGCGTACAGACGAAATTACGATTCTTCGGCGGCAGTAAATGCTAACAAGAGTTACAAGTACCGAGAAGTTATTTCTAAATTGTTCCCAACCCAGCAAAATATTCGTCACCTTTCGGCTAGTGGGTTGCGCACAAAGATGTGGATGCCTCGTGTAGACTATACCTACTGGAACGATCCTAACAAGTTAGTTGAGCGATTGCTCTTGCTCGATGCATCTCGCAGCGCAGGACATACGGGACATGAAG AAGTGATTGCTCGTGAGTTGCACAAGACAGCCCGTCGACACTATCGTCGTAGACGAGTCATCACACGTGGAAATGATGATCTTTGGCAAGCAGATCTCGTAGAAATGATTCCCTACGCAACCAGTAACAGCGGTATCAAATATCTCCTGACTGTCATCGATGTCTATTCCAAGTTTGCCTTTGCAGAGCCTGTACGTGCTAAAACAGCAAGCGTTGTCACAGCTGCGTTCAAGGCCATTATCAAGCGAGTGGGACGCTACCCACGTCTTCTTCAGACAGATCAAGGCAGAGAGTTTTATAATAAGGAATTTTCTACTTACCTGAATTCGCTTAACATCCATCATTATTCTACGTACAGCAACCTTAAAGCGAGTGTTGTAGAGAGGTTCAACAGAACGCTTAAGACCATCATGTGGCGTGAATTTACTGCACGTGGTTCCTATCGCTGGTTAGATATTCTTCAAAACATTGTCGACCGGTACAATAACACCGTTCATCGAACAACTGAGATGAAACCTCGCGATGTTCGTGACAACCGCCTGCTCAAGACTGTGTACAGTAGAGTAAAAATAGCAGACCCGAAACGTCATCGATTCAAAACAGATGATTTTGTACGCATTAGCAAACATAAATCGCTTTTTGATAAGGGTTACACTCCAAACTGGAGTACCGAAATCTTCCAGATTGATAAAGTGCAACTTACAAATCCAGCTACATACGTACTCCGCGATCTTGCAGGACAGCCCATCAAAGGAGGTTTCTATGCTGAAGAACTTCAAAAAACACAGTATCCCAATAGTTACCTAGTGGAAAAGGTTCTGCGTAaacgtggaaataaactgtatgtgaaATGGCTAGGGTTCAATAACACGTTTAATTCTTGGATTAATAAATCAGATGTGTTGTAA